One stretch of Shewanella sp. Arc9-LZ DNA includes these proteins:
- a CDS encoding MOSC domain-containing protein — translation MTITLEAIAYKTAKRGIMKSAFCANVTLERGVENDIFGRPGKRQVTVMSKQQWHTACQKINADLDWLTRRANLLISGYEFSAADVGKTITIGTELKLQITGETDPCKKMQQAYSGLEQALTPDWRGGVTCRVMQTGLIQLDDSVKID, via the coding sequence ATGACCATCACATTGGAAGCTATCGCGTATAAAACAGCAAAACGCGGCATAATGAAGTCAGCCTTTTGTGCTAATGTGACCTTAGAGCGAGGCGTCGAAAACGATATTTTTGGCAGACCAGGAAAACGTCAAGTAACCGTCATGTCGAAACAGCAGTGGCACACAGCCTGCCAAAAAATTAATGCCGATTTAGACTGGTTAACTCGAAGAGCTAATTTATTGATCAGCGGCTATGAATTTAGCGCAGCAGATGTCGGTAAAACGATCACCATAGGTACTGAGCTTAAACTACAAATCACAGGTGAAACCGATCCATGTAAAAAAATGCAGCAAGCTTACTCAGGTCTAGAACAAGCACTAACGCCCGACTGGCGTGGCGGAGTCACCTGCCGCGTGATGCAAACTGGATTAATACAACTAGATGACTCAGTAAAAATAGATTAG
- the tusA gene encoding sulfurtransferase TusA encodes MNDIYTQAQHQLDALGLRCPEPVMMIRKTVRKMAEGETLLVIADDPATTRDIPSFCEFMDHTLIASDISKTPYHYLLKKGL; translated from the coding sequence ATGAACGATATTTATACCCAAGCACAACACCAACTCGATGCTCTTGGTCTTCGATGCCCAGAACCTGTAATGATGATTCGAAAAACAGTACGCAAAATGGCAGAAGGTGAAACCTTATTAGTCATTGCAGATGATCCTGCCACCACTCGTGATATTCCAAGTTTTTGTGAATTTATGGATCACACGTTAATTGCCAGTGATATCAGCAAGACTCCTTACCACTATTTACTCAAAAAAGGACTGTAA
- the fadA gene encoding acetyl-CoA C-acyltransferase FadA: MKQAVIVDCIRTPMGRSKAGVFRNVRAETLSAELMKALMLRNPQLDPNDIEDVIWGCVQQTLEQGFNIARNASLLAGIPKSAGAVTVNRLCGSSMDALHQAARAIMTGQGDTFIIGGVEHMGHVPMNHGVDFHPGLANRVAKASGMMGLTAEMLGKMHGITREQQDAFAVRSHQRAHAATIEGRFAKEIWGIEGHDVNGALIKVMTDEVIRPETTLESLAGLRPAFDPVNGTVTAGTSSALSDGASAMLVMEESKARALGLTIRARIRSMAVAGCDPAIMGYGPVPATKKALARAGLSVADLDLIELNEAFAAQSLPCVKDLGLQDVVDEKINLNGGAIALGHPLGCSGARISTTLINLMEEKDATLGLATMCIGLGQGIATVFERV, encoded by the coding sequence ATGAAACAAGCTGTTATCGTAGACTGCATTCGTACCCCAATGGGCCGTTCTAAGGCAGGGGTATTTAGAAATGTACGTGCAGAAACATTGTCTGCAGAATTAATGAAAGCACTGATGTTGCGCAATCCACAATTAGACCCTAACGACATTGAAGATGTGATTTGGGGTTGTGTGCAGCAAACACTAGAGCAAGGTTTTAACATTGCCCGTAATGCATCATTGTTAGCTGGCATTCCTAAATCGGCAGGCGCAGTAACGGTAAACCGTTTATGTGGTTCGTCAATGGACGCCCTTCATCAAGCTGCTCGTGCCATCATGACTGGTCAAGGCGACACCTTTATTATTGGTGGTGTTGAGCACATGGGTCACGTACCAATGAACCACGGGGTTGATTTTCACCCTGGCTTGGCAAACCGCGTAGCTAAAGCATCTGGCATGATGGGCTTAACCGCTGAAATGTTAGGTAAAATGCACGGTATTACTCGCGAACAACAAGATGCATTTGCGGTACGTTCTCATCAACGTGCACATGCAGCAACTATCGAAGGTCGTTTTGCCAAAGAGATTTGGGGCATTGAAGGCCACGATGTAAATGGCGCACTGATCAAAGTGATGACTGACGAAGTTATCCGTCCAGAAACAACACTAGAGTCACTTGCCGGTTTACGTCCAGCATTCGACCCAGTTAACGGTACTGTGACTGCCGGTACATCATCTGCATTATCAGACGGTGCTTCTGCAATGTTGGTGATGGAAGAATCTAAAGCTCGCGCTTTAGGTTTAACCATCCGCGCACGTATTCGTTCAATGGCCGTTGCCGGTTGTGATCCTGCAATTATGGGTTATGGTCCAGTACCAGCAACCAAAAAAGCATTAGCACGCGCTGGCTTATCTGTTGCCGATTTAGACCTTATCGAATTAAACGAAGCGTTCGCGGCACAGTCATTACCTTGTGTTAAAGATCTTGGCTTACAAGATGTTGTCGATGAAAAGATTAACCTTAACGGTGGTGCAATTGCATTGGGTCACCCACTAGGTTGTTCTGGCGCACGTATCTCGACAACACTGATCAACTTAATGGAAGAAAAAGATGCAACGCTTGGTCTTGCCACTATGTGTATCGGTTTAGGCCAAGGTATCGCAACTGTATTCGAACGCGTTTAA